One part of the Lotus japonicus ecotype B-129 chromosome 2, LjGifu_v1.2 genome encodes these proteins:
- the LOC130739775 gene encoding uncharacterized protein At5g01610, with protein MEKALTKVSSLKVGLGDSWFSKKAKEEFSNISQDISTFSSTVEEKAKWVFNKLKGKPLKSLPDLLREYNLPPGLFPQNVICYEFDEVKGKLIVYLPSACEVSFKDSSVLRYATRVKGVLTRGKLSAIEGMKTKVLVWVKVTNVAVEGYKSDKLWVTAGVKKSRPKDAYDTPRDAVRVSEF; from the exons ATGGAGAAAGCTCTCACCAAGGTTTCAAGCTTGAAGGTGGGACTTGGAGACTCATGGTTTTCCAAGAAGGCCAAGGAGGAGTTTTCCAACATCTCTCAAGACATCTCT ACTTTCTCTAGTACGGTTGAAGAAAAGGCAAAATGGGTTTTCAACAAGTTAAAAG GCAAGCCACTGAAAAGCCTACCAGATCTCCTCCGCGAGTACAATTTACCGCCAGGGCTATTTCCCCAGAATGTAATCTGTTATGAGTTTGATGAAGTCAAGGGTAAGCTGATTGTCTACTTGCCGTCTGCATGTGAGGTCAGCTTCAAGGACTCCTCTGTACTGAGGTACGCGACCCGAGTCAAAGGGGTTCTTACGAGGGGAAAGCTCTCAGCAATAGAGGGAATGAAAACAAAGGTTCTTGTATGGGTTAAGGTGACAAATGTGGCAGTTGAAGGTTACAAATCTGATAAGTTGTGGGTTACTGCTGGTGTGAAGAAGTCAAGGCCAAAGGATGCTTATGATACACCTCGTGATGCTGTTAGAGTATCAGAATTCTGA
- the LOC130739776 gene encoding protein RETARDED ROOT GROWTH, mitochondrial, producing MGGRWRTTLPLFFSSRRLRIRTAPPSHFASSVTRFFTAASSSAIPCHDDLDPLHMDRFGAPEQDDPSVKIPIKAFFLSTSINLKGVQADNPRNVVPPSSRSSSNYVALRFCDFNTDSIGAGFHVKASSSRYMVVYQYGSAVLFNIEDHEVDIYLELVKRHASGLLSEMRKDDYAIKERPQLDEDMQGGPDYIVLKSLDTDGIRLIGSVLGQSIALDYFVSQVDGLVEEFAGINRGMEKSGTFTMDKKKLLQLVGKANSNLADVILKVGLFERSEIAWRDAKYAEIYEYLREEYEVAQRFGNLDYKLKFVEHNIHFLQEVLQNRKSDFLEWCIIGLLTIENVISFYEIIHASNTVS from the exons ATGGGTGGAAGATGGAGAACAACCCTTCCCCTTTTCTTCTCTAGCCGCCGCCTCCGCATACGCACAGCACCTCCTTCTCACTTCGCTTCCTCCGTCACCCGTTTCTTCACTGCTGCATCTTCTTCTGCTATCCCCTGCCATGACGACCTTGATCCCCTTCACATGGACAGGTTCGGAGCCCCGGAACAAGACGACCCTTCTGTGAAAATCCCCATCAAAGCCTTCTTCCTCTCCACCAG TATAAATTTGAAGGGCGTTCAGGCTGACAATCCGAGAAATGTCGTTCCTCCATCTTCCCGCTCATCATCAAACTACGTTGCTCTCCGGTTCTGTGACTTCAATACGGACTCTATT GGAGCTGGATTTCATGTGAAAGCAAGCAGCTCTCGTTACATGGTTGTATACCAGTATGGGTCTGCTGTTTTGTTTAATATCGAGGATCATGAAGTGGACATTTACCTTGAGCTAGTTAAGAGGCATGCATCTGGTTTACTTTCAGAGATGAGGAAAGATG ATTATGCAATAAAGGAGAGGCCACAATTAGACGAGGATATGCAAGGAGGTCCGGACTACATAGTCCTGAAATCATTAGACACTGATGGTATCCGTCTGATTGGAAGTGTACTAGGACAAAGCATAGCACTGGATTATTTTGTCTCACAG GTTGATGGTTTAGTTGAAGAGTTTGCAGGCATAAACCGTGGAATGGAGAAATCAGGAACTTTCACTATGGATAAGAAGAAACTGCTTCAGCTTGTTGGGAAGGCAAACTCAAATTTGGCTGATGTGATTCTTAAAGTTGGTCTCTTTGAGAG ATCGGAAATAGCTTGGAGGGATGCAAAGTATGCTGAAATATATGAGTACTTGCGAGAGGAGTATGAAGTTGCACAACGCTTTGGAAACCTAGATTACAAATTGAAGTTCGTTGAG CATAATATTCATTTTCTGCAAGAAGTTCTCCAGAACAGGAAGTCAGATTTCTTGGAATGGTGCATTATTGGTCTATTGACTATTGAAAATGTTATATCCTTTTATGAGATAATTCATGCTTCAAATACAGTTTCTTAG
- the LOC130739777 gene encoding uncharacterized protein LOC130739777 has product MESKSSTSSSNLIDQLVCPGDVVLDLSCMTNQTIKLGGGLRQDSDVITVMKAGRLRFSKPNKYWVESSQKRYVPRPEDSVLGIVVDSRSDNFLVDIKGPAIAFLPVLAFEGGTRRNIPKFEVGTLIYVRVVKANPGMNPELACTDASGKAAEYGALKEGYMFECTTGLSRMLLSSPTCPVLDVLGKKLSFEIAVGLNGRVWVNAASPSSTIIVANAIKNSETLSGVQQRIMAEKLLQKVQ; this is encoded by the exons ATGGAAAGTAAATCCTCCACTTCCTCTTCAAACTTAATAGACCAATTGGTG TGTCCTGGAGATGTGGTTCTTGACCTCTCTTGCATGACAAACCAGACCATTAAGCTTGGAGGTGGTCTACGCCAG GATTCTGATGTGATTACTGTAATGAAGGCTGGCAGGCTAAGGTTCTCCAAGCCTAATAAATACTGGGTTGAAAGCTCTCAAAAAAGG TATGTGCCCCGTCCGGAGGATTCTGTTCTTGGTATTGTTGTCGACTCCAGATCAGAT AACTTTCTTGTGGACATAAAAGGACCAGCTATAGCATTTCTACCAGTGCTTGCATTTGAAGGAGGAACTAGAAGAAATATACCCAAGTTTGAG GTAGGTACTTTGATTTATGTTCGGGTTGTAAAAGCAAACCCTGGAATGAATCCTGAGCTAGCATGCACTGATG CCAGTGGGAAAGCAGCAGAATATGGTGCCCTAAAAGAAGGCTATATGTTTGAGTGTACAACTGGTCTCTCCAGGAT GCTTCTCAGCTCACCCACATGTCCAGTACTTGATGTTTTAGGGAAGAAACTGTCTTTTGAGATAGCAGTTGGCTTAAATGGACGTGTTTGG GTCAATGCTGCATCTCCTTCTTCAACGATCATTGTAGCTAATGCTATTAAAAACTCAGAGACATTGAGTGGTGTTCAGCAGAGAATAATGGCTGAAAAGCTGCTGCAGAAGGTCCAATGA
- the LOC130735707 gene encoding heparanase-like protein 2: MILKVTLCYILLSLFSISLAEDVKLRVKGVTTIAKTDENFICATLDWWPPNKCDYNQCPWGKSGILNLDLENKIFSNAVKAFNPLRIRLGGSLQDQIIYQFGNRTKCPHIKKRQGGLFGFSKGCLPKMRWDEVNDFFNKTGVRLTFGLNALIGKHNTEDDKKTWVGDWNPRNAMNLMKYTISKGYKIDSYELGNELCGNGIGARVDSVQYAKDITKLRLIVNQLYPNPSTRPKVVGPGGFFSKDWFASFLQNVGPGVVDVVTHHIYNLGPGDDPGLINKIQDPYSLSDVAQTFKDISEAVKDFTPWAGTWVGEAGGAYNSGGKHVSHTFANGFWYLDQLGMTSTLNHKVYCRQTLVGGNYALLNTTTFIPNPDYYGALLWHRLMGSNVLSVSHEGSHNLRTYAHCSKKGPGITVLLINLSNSTFNVSLVNDMNMSPMENIKGQMREEYHLTPKDGNIQSDVVLLNGTPLKLTESQDIPEMKPVPVDSSSPVNVGAHSIVFVHLQSFRAPAC; encoded by the exons ATGATTTTGAAAGTAACTCTGTGCTACATTCTTCTTTCATTGTTTTCCATATCCTTAGCAGAAGATGTGAAGCTTAGGGTGAAAGGGGTGACAACCATTGCTAAAACAGATGAAAATTTTATATGTGCAACTTTAGACTGGTGGCCTCCTAATAAGTGTGACTACAACCAATGTCCTTGGGGAAAATCTGGCATTCTCAACCTG GATTTGGAAAACAAAATTTTCTCAAATGCGGTCAAGG CATTCAATCCCTTGAGAATCAGATTAGGTGGTTCACTACAAGATCAGATTATTTACCAATTTGGGAATCGAACGAAATGTCCTCATATTAAAAAGAGACAAGGTGGTTTATTTGGTTTCAGCAAAGGCTGTCTTCCCAAGATGAGATGGGATGAAGTAAATGATTTTTTCAACAAAACTGG AGTGAGATTAACTTTTGGGTTGAATGCCCTCATTGGAAAGCATAACACAGAGGATGATAAGAAAACTTGGGTCGGAGATTGGAACCCAAGAAATGCGATGAATCTCATGAAATACACAATTTCAAAAGGATACAAAATAGATTCATATGAATTAG GAAATGAGCTATGCGGTAACGGTATTGGTGCTAGAGTAGATAGTGTTCAATATGCTAAGGATATCACTAAGCTTAGACTTATAGTTAACCAACTATACCCAAATCCCTCTACAAGGCCAAAGGTGGTAGGCCCTGGTGGTTTCTTTAGTAAAGATTGGTTTGCTAGCTTCTTGCAAAATGTAGGACCTGGTGTGGTTGATGTAGTGACCCACCACATTTACAACCTTGGTCCTG GTGATGATCCTGGTCTCATCAACAAAATTCAAGACCCATATTCCTTGAGTGATGTTGCTCAAACTTTCAAAGATATCTCAGAAGCAGTCAAGGATTTTACACCATGGGCAGGAACATGGGTTGGGGAAGCTGGTGGAGCCTATAACAGTGGTGGAAAACATGTGTCACATACTTTTGCTAATGGCTTTTG GTACTTGGACCAGCTTGGCATGACATCCACATTGAACCACAAGGTTTATTGTAGACAGACTCTGGTTGGTGGAAACTATGCTTTGCTAAACACCACCACTTTCATTCCTAATCCAGATTATTATGG AGCGCTCTTGTGGCATCGACTTATGGGAAGCAATGTGCTTTCTGTTTCTCATGAAGGGTCTCATAATTTACGTACATATGCTCATTGTTCTAAGAAAGGG CCCGGAATCACTGTGCTCCTCATAAACTTGTCCAATTCCACTTTCAATGTATCTCTTGTCAATGACATGAATATGTCTCCAATGGAAAACATAAAAGGACAGATGAGGGAAGAATATCATTTGACACCAAAAGATGGAAACATTCAAAGTGATGTGGTGTTGTTGAATGGAACTCCATTAAAACTTACTGAATCACAAGACATTCCAGAAATGAAACCAGTGCCAGTTGATTCTTCTTCTCCGGTCAATGTGGGGGCTCATTCAATTGTGTTTGTGCATCTACAGAGCTTCAGAGCACCTGCATGCTGA
- the LOC130739778 gene encoding cell division topological specificity factor homolog, chloroplastic, translating into MAISGDLRASVSATLPLHHSHPLPTRSFHSTKVDFHFFLSGASSISEFAPKCPSLTTARSNMRGYCKPVSAILGGPKSSSKSVSQEVENFLLDAVNMSLFERLNLAWKILFPSAVSRKRSNARIAKQRLKMILFSDRCEVSDEAKRKIVTNIVQSLSDFVEIESQDKVQLSVSADTDLGTIYSVTVPVRRVKPEYQDLDEAGKIMNVEYKDTGDSSGCVDVRFDFFVPDESS; encoded by the exons ATGGCGATTTCCGGCGATCTCAGGGCCTCCGTCTCGGCAACTCTTCCACTCCATCACTCCCACCCGCTTCCAACCCGCTCATTCCATTCCACAAAG GTAGACTTTCATTTCTTCTTGAGTGGAGCATCTAGCATCTCTGAATTCGCCCCAAAATGTCCTAGCCTGACAACTGCACGAAGCAATATGCGTGGCTATTGCAAGCCAGTTTCAGCAATCCTTGGAGGTCCTAAATCTTCCTCAAAGTCAGTTAGCCAAGAGGTTGAGAATTTTCTCCTTGATGCTGTTAATATGAGTTTATTTGAGCGTTTAAATTTGGCTTGGAAGATACTTTTCCCGTCAGCTGTATCTAGAAAAAGATCCAATGCGAGGATTGCCAAGCAACGCTTGAAGATGATTTTGTTCTCTGATCGATGCGAAGTAAGTGATGAGGCAAAACGAAAAATTGTTACCAACATTGTGCAATCTTTATCAGATTTTGTGGAAATAGAATCACAGGATAAGGTTCAGCTGAGTGTCTCTGCAGATACAGATCTGGGAACTATTTACTCTGTCACGGTGCCTGTACGGCGGGTTAAACCAGAATATCAAGATTTGGATGAAGCTGGGAAAATAATGAATGTTGAGTATAAGGACACCGGAGACAGCTCTGGTTGTGTTGATGTTAGATTTGATTTCTTTGTCCCTGATGAAAGTTCTTGA
- the LOC130739780 gene encoding mitotic checkpoint protein BUB3.3: MKLEIGIGDAISRIRFAPHSNNLLISSWDSNLRLYDVDASVLRLEASSEAALLDCCFQDDSTAFTAASDGCIRRYDLHSGTMDIIGSHDDMATCIEYSDETFQLITSGFDKKLLSWDMRMEKAFSRSISLDAEVDSMSVSGFNLIVGIGVSVQVYDLRNFDKPVQSKEPYKGTQLRCVTSIPYAKGFAVGSVDGRVSLQISSSSSSNDIGYTFWCHPKSKDRRHHLVSVNDIVFSPLVSGTFVTGDNEGYASIWDARSRRRLVELPRYPNSVASLSYNHVGQLLAVASSYTYQEANEIEEPPQVFIHEVDNIDIGSSSASRSS; this comes from the exons ATGAAGTTGGAGATCGGAATCGGCGACGCCATATCCAGAATCCGATTCGCGCCGCACTCCAACAACCTCCTCATTTCGTCTTGGGACTCC AATCTTCGGCTTTACGACGTTGACGCCTCCGTGCTCAGACTGGAAGCTTCTTCAGAAGCTGCCCTTCTCGATTGCTGCTTCCAAGACGACTCCACTGCTTTCACTGCTGCTTCTGATGGATGCATTCGAAG GTATGACTTGCATTCAGGAACTATGGACATCATCGGCAGTCACGACGATATGGCGACGTGTATTGAATATTCCGATGAAACAT TTCAGTTGATCACATCCGGATTTGACAAGAAGTTATTGTCGTGGGATATGCGTATGGAGAAGGCTTTTTCTCGCTCAATAAGTTTAGATGCAGAGGTGGATTCCATGTCTGTCTCTGGGTTTAATCTAATTGTAGGCATTGGAGTATCGGTGCAGGTTTATGATCTACGTAACTTTGACAAACCAGTTCAGTCAAAGGAGCCATACAAGGGCACACAGTTAAGATGTGTCACTTCTATTCCTTATGCAAAAG GATTTGCGGTAGGATCAGTAGATGGACGAGTATCATTACAGATTTCCTCTTCATCCAGTTCAAATGACATTGG GTATACATTCTGGTGTCATCCAAAATCAAAGGATAGACGGCATCATTTGGTATCAGTGAATGACATTGTATTCAGTCCACT TGTGTCTGGAACTTTTGTCACCGGTGACAATGAAGGTTATGCTTCCATATGGGATGCTAGAAGTAGGAGAAGACTAGTTGAG TTGCCAAGATATCCAAATAGTGTTGCATCCTTATCGTACAACCACGTGGGACAGCTTCTAGCTGTAGCGTCAAGCTATACTTACCAAGAAGCAAACGAAAT AGAAGAGCCTCCTCAAGTATTCATTCATGAAGTGGACAACATTGATATCGGATCAAGTTCTGCTAGTAGGAGTAGTTAG
- the LOC130739781 gene encoding eukaryotic translation initiation factor 5A-2 gives MSDEEHHFESKADAGASKTYPQQAGTVRKNGYIVIKNRPCKVVEVSTSKTGKHGHAKCHFVAIDIFTGKKLEDIVPSSHNCDIPHVNRTDYQLIDISEDGFVSLLTDSGDTKDDLKLPTDDALLKQIKEGFGDGKDLVVSVMSAMGEEQICALKDIGPK, from the exons ATGTCTGACGAAGAGCACCACTTCGAGTCCAAGGCTGACGCCGGCGCATCCAAGACCTATCCGCAGCAAGCCGGAACCGTCCGCAAGAACGGTTACATTGTCATCAAGAACAGGCCCTGCAAG GTTGTTGAGGTTTCTACTTCCAAAACTGGCAAGCATGGACATGCGAAGTGTCACTTTGTTGCTATTGACATCTTCACCGGCAAAAAGCTTGAGGATATTGTCCCATCTTCCCATAACTGTGAT ATCCCTCATGTCAATCGTACTGATTACCAGCTTATTGATATCTCAGAGGATGGATTT GTGAGTCTGCTGACTGACTCTGGTGATACTAAGGATGACCTTAAGCTTCCTACCGATGATGCTCTGCTTAAGCAG ATCAAGGAGGGCTTTGGTGATGGTAAGGATCTGGTTGTGAGTGTTATGTCTGCCATGGGGGAGGAGCAGATTTGTGCCCTTAAGGACATCGGCCCCAAGTAA